A portion of the Limnothrix sp. FACHB-406 genome contains these proteins:
- a CDS encoding serine/threonine phosphatase — MQICPQCQCENPDDNKYCQQCGASLDRLLCPECGTENPVGQLTCSDCGEAIGTVLQALLVPPEPDAAWPNPPETNDPDQPFLRYKPLTPIRAIDASAQYQTQVLDQQPYRLRFFDRWLHQPIEGDAEPTLPPSSQPATYELSIESQIPSIAQPYLLLDSQLGQRLPQVYDTWQGEGWQVLLIEDRSDWKSLSDLWRDPDTPTLQVLHDLYEMLDLWEELIPVQCTASLLVLDNLCVDEDSVLSLKRLHDPTAHPEQPTAASSLTHLGEAWLQLLTQAEHPGADSLINLAQLIARGQFTSPDVVRQHLRLIADNLEQKSPVAAIAATSLSESVAMPSSSVVPNGGNPLANLPLSSLRDDDEDDTPTIVLPMKLSSLDEAGRTDIGRQRDHNEDYFGIYTNFQRLETPNGRTVRAHNLYILCDGMGGHASGEVASHLAVKTLQDYFQTNWQTEMPPIEAIREGIFMANQAIYDENQSEQRSGSGRMGTTLVLVLVHNSKVAVAHVGDSRLYRLTRRRGLEQITTDHEVGQREIQRGIDPDAAYSRPDAYQLTQALGPRDNTGVDPEIQFLDLDEDALLLLCSDGLSDNDLIETHWQTHLAPLISSRANLDQGVSQLVELANQHNGHDNITALLIRAKVQPNMDSMLM; from the coding sequence ATGCAGATTTGTCCCCAGTGCCAATGTGAAAACCCTGATGACAACAAGTACTGTCAGCAGTGTGGTGCCTCGCTCGATCGATTGCTCTGTCCGGAATGCGGCACTGAGAATCCCGTCGGTCAGCTCACCTGTAGTGACTGTGGCGAGGCGATCGGGACAGTTCTGCAAGCTCTTTTGGTGCCGCCGGAACCGGATGCCGCTTGGCCAAATCCCCCCGAGACCAATGATCCCGACCAGCCTTTTCTGCGCTACAAGCCCTTGACTCCGATTCGGGCGATTGATGCCAGCGCCCAATATCAAACCCAAGTGCTGGATCAACAGCCCTATCGACTGCGATTTTTCGATCGCTGGTTGCACCAGCCGATCGAGGGCGACGCGGAACCCACCTTGCCCCCCAGCTCTCAACCCGCCACTTACGAACTCTCGATCGAGTCCCAGATTCCCTCCATTGCCCAACCCTATCTGCTGCTCGATTCACAACTGGGCCAACGCTTGCCCCAGGTCTACGACACCTGGCAAGGAGAAGGCTGGCAAGTTCTGTTGATTGAGGATCGATCGGACTGGAAATCCCTGAGCGATCTGTGGCGAGATCCCGACACACCCACCCTGCAAGTCCTGCACGATCTCTACGAAATGCTCGACCTTTGGGAAGAGTTAATTCCCGTGCAATGTACCGCCAGTCTGCTGGTGCTCGACAACCTGTGTGTTGACGAAGACAGCGTTCTGAGCCTCAAGCGTCTGCATGACCCCACCGCGCATCCGGAGCAGCCCACCGCCGCCAGCAGCCTCACGCACTTGGGCGAAGCCTGGCTACAGTTGCTGACCCAAGCGGAACACCCAGGAGCTGACTCCCTGATTAACCTGGCTCAACTGATTGCTCGGGGTCAGTTCACCAGCCCCGACGTGGTGCGCCAGCACCTGCGGCTCATTGCCGACAACTTGGAGCAAAAATCCCCCGTAGCGGCGATCGCCGCCACCAGCCTGAGCGAAAGCGTGGCCATGCCTTCTAGCTCGGTTGTTCCTAACGGTGGCAATCCGCTCGCTAATCTTCCCCTCAGCAGCCTGCGGGATGACGATGAGGACGATACACCCACGATCGTCCTGCCCATGAAATTGTCGAGTCTGGATGAGGCGGGGCGCACCGATATTGGTCGCCAGCGCGATCACAATGAGGACTACTTCGGCATTTACACCAACTTCCAGCGACTGGAAACCCCCAACGGCAGGACGGTTCGGGCCCACAATCTCTATATTCTCTGTGACGGGATGGGGGGCCATGCCAGCGGGGAAGTGGCCAGCCACTTGGCGGTCAAGACCCTTCAGGACTATTTCCAAACCAATTGGCAAACTGAAATGCCCCCGATCGAGGCCATTCGAGAGGGAATCTTCATGGCCAATCAGGCCATTTACGACGAAAACCAAAGCGAGCAGCGATCGGGCAGTGGACGAATGGGAACCACCCTGGTTTTAGTGCTTGTCCACAACTCCAAGGTGGCCGTGGCCCACGTGGGAGACAGCCGGCTTTATCGGCTCACCCGCCGTCGGGGTCTTGAGCAAATCACCACCGACCACGAAGTCGGACAGCGGGAAATTCAGCGCGGCATTGACCCCGATGCCGCCTACAGCCGCCCCGATGCCTATCAACTCACCCAAGCTCTGGGGCCCCGCGATAACACCGGAGTGGATCCAGAAATCCAGTTTTTGGATCTGGATGAAGATGCTCTGTTGTTGCTCTGTTCCGATGGATTGAGCGACAACGACTTGATTGAAACCCACTGGCAAACCCACTTAGCCCCACTGATTAGCTCTCGCGCCAACCTTGACCAAGGGGTTTCGCAACTGGTGGAGCTGGCAAATCAGCACAATGGCCATGACAACATCACGGCTCTGCTGATTCGAGCAAAGGTGCAGCCCAACATGGACAGCATGTTGATGTAG
- a CDS encoding vitamin K epoxide reductase family protein, translated as MTASSTKRRRQLPWLHRHGRTVIAGIAGTGLVLTSYLTVVKLTGAKAACPTEGCDRVLNSPYAEVLGIPLPLIGMLGYGAMLLLALAPLVTQQARKDLQVQIEEWSGLLLVAGGAAMATFSGYLMYVMVSEIRETCLYCLGSAFFSLSLFGLALSSRRWDDLGKPIFTAIGLAIITLVGTLGVYATPSGSSSNGSEMFTIKTTSGPAEIALAEHLTKAGAQEFGAYWCPHCHEQKELFGKEAAAKLPYVECDPNGKNAKPDLCRAAGIRSFPSWKIGGKLYEGVTPLDRLADLSGYQGDRTFRQGSLQELPNRAAPIPEPAPSP; from the coding sequence ATGACTGCTTCTAGCACAAAACGCCGCCGCCAACTGCCTTGGCTCCATCGCCACGGTCGCACCGTAATTGCGGGCATCGCCGGAACCGGTTTGGTGCTCACCAGCTATCTAACCGTGGTGAAGTTAACGGGCGCAAAGGCGGCTTGCCCCACAGAAGGGTGCGATCGCGTCCTGAACAGTCCCTATGCCGAGGTGTTGGGGATACCGCTGCCGCTGATTGGAATGTTGGGCTATGGCGCGATGTTGTTGTTGGCGCTGGCTCCCCTGGTAACCCAACAGGCCCGTAAGGATCTGCAAGTGCAGATTGAAGAGTGGAGCGGCTTGCTGTTGGTGGCGGGCGGCGCAGCGATGGCCACGTTCAGCGGCTATTTGATGTATGTGATGGTCTCGGAAATTCGCGAGACTTGTCTCTATTGTTTGGGGTCGGCGTTCTTTTCCCTGTCGCTGTTTGGCCTGGCCCTCAGCAGTCGCCGTTGGGATGATTTAGGGAAACCCATTTTTACGGCGATCGGGCTGGCCATCATCACACTGGTGGGAACCTTGGGGGTCTATGCCACTCCCAGCGGATCCAGTTCCAACGGCTCGGAAATGTTCACCATCAAGACCACTTCCGGCCCAGCGGAAATTGCTTTAGCCGAGCACCTGACCAAAGCAGGGGCGCAGGAATTTGGAGCCTATTGGTGTCCCCACTGCCACGAGCAGAAAGAACTGTTTGGCAAGGAGGCGGCCGCAAAGCTGCCCTATGTGGAGTGTGATCCCAACGGCAAGAACGCCAAACCGGATCTTTGTCGGGCGGCGGGAATTCGCAGTTTCCCCTCCTGGAAAATTGGCGGCAAGCTCTATGAAGGGGTGACTCCACTCGATCGCCTGGCGGATTTGTCGGGTTATCAGGGCGATCGCACCTTCCGCCAAGGAAGCCTTCAGGAACTGCCAAACCGCGCCGCCCCGATCCCAGAACCCGCCCCTAGTCCTTAA
- the acsF gene encoding magnesium-protoporphyrin IX monomethyl ester (oxidative) cyclase has product MVSTPQKPQAVQPGVKVPAKDTILTPRFYTTNFEEMAAMDISANEEELQAIIEEFRVDYNRHHFVRDEEFNQSWDHIDGKTRELFIEFLERSCTAEFSGFLLYKELSRKLKGKNPVLAEGFELMSRDEARHAGFLNKAMTDFNLSLDLGFLTQSKSYTYFAPKFIFYATYLSEKIGYWRYITIYRHLEKNPEDRIYPIFRFFENWCQDENRHGDFFDAVLRANPQFLNDWKARLWCRFFLLSVFATMFLNDLQRSGFYAAIGLNARDYDIEVIKKTNETAGRVFPIVLDVENPEFYERLDRCAANNIKLGEIAASNEPGFVKTLQKLPLILNTAWQLIALFLMPPIRVDQNWSVAR; this is encoded by the coding sequence ATGGTTAGCACTCCCCAAAAACCGCAAGCCGTCCAGCCGGGAGTCAAAGTTCCCGCCAAGGACACGATCCTCACGCCGCGCTTCTACACCACCAACTTCGAAGAAATGGCGGCGATGGATATCTCCGCCAACGAAGAGGAACTCCAAGCGATCATCGAAGAATTTCGGGTGGACTATAACCGCCACCACTTCGTGCGCGATGAGGAGTTCAACCAAAGCTGGGATCACATTGACGGCAAAACCCGCGAGCTGTTCATTGAGTTTCTGGAGCGCTCCTGCACCGCTGAGTTTTCGGGCTTCTTGCTTTACAAGGAACTGTCGCGGAAACTGAAGGGCAAAAACCCGGTGCTGGCCGAAGGGTTTGAGCTGATGTCGCGGGATGAAGCACGCCATGCGGGCTTCCTGAACAAGGCGATGACGGACTTCAACCTGTCGCTAGATTTGGGCTTCCTGACCCAAAGCAAGAGCTACACCTACTTCGCACCGAAGTTCATCTTCTACGCGACCTACCTGTCGGAAAAGATCGGCTACTGGCGCTACATCACGATCTATCGCCACCTGGAAAAGAATCCCGAAGACCGGATTTATCCGATCTTCCGCTTCTTTGAAAACTGGTGCCAAGACGAGAACCGCCACGGCGACTTTTTCGATGCGGTGCTGCGGGCCAATCCCCAATTCTTGAACGATTGGAAAGCCCGTCTCTGGTGCCGGTTCTTCCTGCTGTCGGTGTTTGCGACGATGTTCTTGAACGATCTGCAACGGAGCGGGTTCTACGCGGCGATCGGGCTGAACGCTCGCGACTATGACATCGAAGTGATTAAGAAGACCAACGAAACGGCGGGTCGGGTGTTCCCGATCGTCCTGGATGTGGAGAACCCTGAGTTCTATGAGCGGCTTGATCGCTGTGCCGCCAACAACATCAAGTTGGGTGAAATCGCTGCCTCGAACGAACCGGGCTTCGTGAAGACCCTGCAAAAGTTGCCGTTGATTTTGAACACGGCTTGGCAGCTCATTGCCCTGTTCCTGATGCCGCCCATCCGGGTTGACCAAAATTGGTCGGTGGCTCGCTAG
- the hisD gene encoding histidinol dehydrogenase, with product MLRIITELAEARSELRRICDRTHDEQVTHKEATVRQILQTVKRQGDRALLAYTEEFDKQILTAEQLRVTGSELDAAYQQVSKELLSAIQLASRQIEEFHRLRVPKSWVQFGDRDVVLGKRYTPVDRAGLYVPGGRAAYPSTVLMNAIPAKVAGVERIVMVTPPGPGGALNPAVLVAAQEAGVTEIYRVGGAQAIAALAYGTETIPKVDVITGPGNVYVMLAKGQVYGTVGIDSLAGPSEVLVIADRTADPTHLAADLLAQAEHDPMAAAILITTDGDLAGKVVNEVKDQLADHPRRIDTEKAIAHFGLVVVVETLELAAELSNEFAPEHLELEVAEPWDLLERIKHAGAIFLGHSTPEAVGDYLAGPNHTLPTSGAARYASPLSTETFMKHSSIISYSAGALSSVSSAVQALAEAEGLPSHGYSVKVRTDRPSPER from the coding sequence ATGTTGCGAATTATTACCGAATTGGCCGAGGCCCGGTCGGAGCTACGGCGGATTTGCGATCGCACCCACGATGAGCAGGTGACGCATAAGGAAGCCACCGTGCGTCAGATCCTCCAAACCGTGAAGCGCCAAGGCGATCGGGCCTTGTTAGCCTACACGGAAGAGTTTGACAAGCAGATTTTAACTGCCGAGCAACTTCGCGTCACGGGGTCGGAACTGGATGCGGCCTACCAACAGGTTTCTAAGGAACTCCTGTCGGCGATCCAACTGGCGAGCCGACAAATTGAGGAGTTTCACCGGCTGCGCGTTCCCAAAAGCTGGGTGCAATTTGGCGATCGAGATGTGGTCTTGGGCAAGCGCTACACGCCGGTCGATCGCGCTGGTCTCTACGTTCCCGGTGGGCGGGCTGCCTATCCCAGCACCGTGCTGATGAATGCGATTCCGGCCAAGGTGGCCGGGGTGGAGCGAATTGTGATGGTGACCCCGCCGGGCCCCGGGGGTGCTTTGAACCCGGCCGTGCTGGTGGCGGCCCAAGAGGCGGGCGTGACGGAAATTTACCGGGTGGGCGGGGCCCAGGCGATCGCCGCCCTCGCCTACGGGACGGAAACGATTCCGAAAGTGGACGTGATCACCGGCCCGGGCAATGTTTACGTGATGTTGGCCAAGGGGCAAGTCTACGGCACGGTGGGCATTGACTCCCTCGCTGGGCCCTCAGAAGTGCTCGTGATTGCCGATCGCACCGCTGACCCCACCCACCTGGCCGCCGACCTGCTAGCCCAGGCTGAGCATGACCCCATGGCCGCCGCAATCTTGATCACCACCGATGGCGACCTGGCCGGAAAGGTGGTGAACGAGGTCAAGGATCAACTGGCGGATCATCCTCGGCGGATTGATACGGAAAAGGCGATCGCCCATTTCGGCCTGGTCGTCGTGGTGGAAACGCTGGAGCTGGCGGCGGAATTGTCCAACGAATTTGCACCGGAACACTTGGAATTGGAAGTGGCGGAACCCTGGGATCTGCTGGAGCGGATTAAACATGCCGGAGCCATCTTCCTGGGCCACTCCACGCCGGAAGCAGTGGGCGACTACCTCGCGGGCCCCAATCACACCCTGCCCACCTCCGGCGCAGCCCGCTATGCCTCGCCCCTGAGCACGGAAACCTTCATGAAGCACTCCAGCATCATTTCCTATTCCGCCGGGGCCCTGTCGTCCGTGTCTTCGGCGGTGCAGGCATTGGCGGAAGCGGAGGGTCTGCCGTCCCATGGCTATTCCGTGAAGGTGCGCACCGATCGCCCCAGTCCCGAACGATAG
- the rpsT gene encoding 30S ribosomal protein S20 → MANIKSAIKRVQIAERNRLRNKAYKSAVRTLTKKYLSSVDAYAANPSPEALEAVQANLSNAASKIDKAVKRGVYHRNNAARKKSKLASYLKKAVAA, encoded by the coding sequence GTGGCTAATATTAAGTCTGCAATCAAGCGCGTTCAGATCGCAGAGCGTAATCGACTGCGTAATAAAGCTTATAAGTCGGCGGTGCGAACCCTGACCAAGAAATATCTGTCGTCGGTGGATGCTTACGCGGCTAACCCTTCGCCGGAAGCCCTGGAAGCTGTCCAAGCCAATCTGTCCAACGCCGCCAGCAAAATTGACAAGGCCGTGAAGCGGGGTGTTTATCACCGCAACAACGCCGCGCGCAAAAAGTCGAAGTTGGCCAGCTACCTGAAGAAGGCTGTCGCTGCTTAA
- a CDS encoding TatD family hydrolase: MKAIDTHVHVNFPNFSDDFSAVRQRWLAAGVDALVHACVHPGEFGAIQAIAQACPEVFFAVGLHPLEAEHQWQEALGEQIRTLAQSDPKVVAIGETGLDFYKSTAHQVQLAAFGAQLDLASDLGLPVIIHCRDAAEEMLAFLRDRPGCPAGVLHCWGGTPQQALQFVELGFHISFSGTVTFKNAPDIQESAKVVPLDRLLVETDCPFLAPVPHRGRRNEPAYVVSVLNQVAALRNLDPIALGEQTSANARQLFRLPQSIEPTVPALALA, encoded by the coding sequence GTGAAAGCGATCGACACGCACGTTCACGTTAATTTTCCCAACTTTAGTGATGATTTCAGCGCCGTTCGCCAGCGTTGGTTGGCGGCCGGCGTTGACGCGTTGGTTCACGCTTGTGTGCATCCGGGCGAGTTTGGGGCGATTCAGGCGATCGCTCAGGCTTGCCCTGAAGTGTTTTTCGCCGTTGGGCTACACCCACTGGAGGCGGAACATCAGTGGCAAGAGGCGTTGGGCGAGCAAATTCGCACCTTGGCTCAATCGGATCCGAAGGTGGTGGCCATTGGTGAAACCGGTCTCGACTTCTATAAATCAACGGCCCATCAAGTGCAGTTGGCGGCCTTTGGGGCCCAGCTTGATTTGGCCAGCGATTTGGGTCTGCCGGTGATCATCCATTGCCGCGACGCTGCTGAGGAAATGCTTGCGTTTCTGCGCGATCGCCCGGGTTGTCCGGCGGGAGTTTTGCACTGCTGGGGAGGTACCCCTCAGCAGGCATTGCAGTTTGTGGAGCTTGGGTTTCACATCAGCTTCAGCGGCACGGTCACCTTCAAGAATGCCCCAGACATTCAGGAATCCGCCAAGGTAGTGCCGCTCGATCGCCTGTTGGTGGAAACGGATTGCCCATTTTTGGCTCCCGTTCCCCATCGCGGTCGTCGCAATGAACCGGCCTACGTGGTTTCGGTGCTCAACCAGGTAGCCGCCCTGCGGAATCTTGACCCGATCGCCCTGGGTGAGCAGACCAGCGCCAATGCTCGCCAGTTGTTCCGACTGCCCCAGTCGATCGAACCCACCGTTCCCGCCCTGGCCCTCGCCTAG
- the rpoB gene encoding DNA-directed RNA polymerase subunit beta, with protein MTDKLATTTPSFLLPDLIEIQRASFRWFLEEGLIEELDSFSPITDYTGKLELHFIGKNYKLKRPKYDVDEAKRRDATYSVQMYVPTRLINKETGEIKEQEVFIGDLPLMTERGTFIINGAERVIVNQIVRSPGVYYKFEIDKSGRRTYSASLIPNRGAWLKFETDKNDMVWVRIDKTRKLSAQVLLKALGWTTAEILDGLRHPEYFQRTIEKEGDFSEEEALMELYRKLRPGEPPTVSGGQQLLDSRFFDPKRYDLGKVGRYKINRKLHLNIPDTVRVLTPQDILSAIDYLINLEFDLGSTDDIDHLGNRRVRSVGELLQNQVRVGLNRLERIIRERMTVSDADSLTPASLVNPKPLVAAIKEFFGSSQLSQFMDQTNPLAELTHKRRLSALGPGGLTRERAGFAVRDIHPSHHGRICPIETPEGPNAGLIGSLATHARVNPYGFITTPVFPVENGRVRLDRSPIYMTADEEDDVRVAPGDVPMDENGYILGESVPVRYRQEFTTTSPDQVDYIAVSPVQIISVATSLIPFLEHDDANRALMGSNMQRQAVPLLRPERPLVGTGLEAQAARDSGMVIVSRTAGEVVYVSAKEIRVKDPDGNILEYELQKYQRSNQDTCLNQRPLVYSGERVVAGQVLADGSSTEGGELALGQNVTVVYMPWEGYNYEDAILISERLVAEDVYTSIHVEKFEIEARQTKLGPEEITREIPNVGEDALRQLDEHGIIRIGAWVESGDILVGKVTPKGESDQPPEEKLLRAIFGEKARDVRDNSLRVPNGEKGRVVDVRVFTREQGDELPPGANMVVRVYVAQKRKIQVGDKMAGRHGNKGIISKILPVEDMPFLPDGSPVDVVLNPLGVPSRMNVGQVFECLLGWAGEQLGMRFKVTPFDEMYGAEASRLAVHGKLQEARDETGKDWLFEPTNPGKITVYDGRTGEPFDRPVTVGKGYMLKLVHLVDDKIHARSTGPYSLVTQQPLGGKAQQGGQRFGEMEVWALEAFGAAYILQELLTVKSDDMQGRNEALNAIVKGKAIPRPGTPESFKVLMRELQSLCLDIAVHKSEIQDDGTSRDVEVDLMIDIPGVRRAPTRPTYEVFAREGFDDE; from the coding sequence ATGACCGACAAACTCGCGACCACGACCCCTTCGTTTCTGCTGCCCGACCTGATTGAAATTCAACGGGCCAGCTTCCGTTGGTTTCTCGAAGAAGGCCTGATCGAAGAACTTGATAGCTTCTCCCCGATCACGGACTATACCGGCAAGTTGGAGCTGCACTTCATCGGCAAAAACTACAAGCTGAAGCGGCCCAAATACGACGTTGATGAAGCCAAGCGGCGGGATGCCACCTATTCGGTGCAAATGTATGTGCCGACCCGGTTGATCAACAAAGAAACCGGCGAAATCAAGGAGCAAGAAGTCTTCATTGGCGATCTGCCCCTGATGACGGAACGGGGAACCTTCATCATCAACGGCGCGGAACGGGTGATCGTGAATCAGATCGTCCGTAGCCCCGGTGTTTACTATAAGTTTGAAATTGACAAGAGCGGTCGCCGCACCTACTCCGCCAGCTTGATTCCCAATCGGGGCGCTTGGCTGAAGTTTGAGACCGACAAAAACGACATGGTTTGGGTGCGGATCGACAAGACCCGCAAACTGTCGGCCCAAGTGCTGCTGAAGGCCTTGGGCTGGACGACGGCAGAAATTCTCGATGGGCTGCGCCACCCGGAATATTTCCAACGGACGATCGAAAAAGAAGGCGACTTCTCCGAAGAAGAAGCGCTGATGGAGCTGTACCGCAAGCTGCGACCGGGCGAACCGCCGACGGTTTCGGGTGGTCAGCAACTGTTGGATTCGCGCTTCTTTGATCCCAAGCGCTACGACCTGGGCAAGGTGGGCCGCTACAAGATCAACCGCAAGCTGCACCTGAATATTCCTGACACGGTGCGCGTGCTGACCCCGCAGGATATTCTGTCGGCGATCGATTACCTAATCAATCTGGAATTTGACCTGGGCAGCACCGACGATATCGACCACCTGGGCAACCGCCGGGTGCGTTCCGTGGGTGAACTGCTGCAAAACCAAGTGCGCGTGGGCTTGAACCGGCTGGAGCGGATCATTCGCGAGCGGATGACCGTATCTGATGCGGATTCCCTAACGCCCGCTTCTTTGGTCAACCCGAAACCCCTGGTGGCGGCGATTAAGGAGTTCTTCGGCTCCAGCCAACTGTCCCAGTTCATGGATCAGACCAACCCCTTGGCAGAGCTGACCCACAAGCGCCGTCTGAGTGCCCTCGGCCCCGGCGGTCTGACCCGGGAGCGGGCGGGCTTCGCGGTGCGCGACATTCACCCCAGCCACCATGGCCGGATTTGCCCGATCGAAACGCCGGAAGGCCCCAACGCTGGTCTGATCGGCTCCCTGGCCACCCATGCCCGCGTCAATCCCTACGGCTTCATCACCACCCCGGTCTTCCCGGTGGAAAATGGCCGCGTCCGGCTCGATCGCTCACCGATCTATATGACCGCCGACGAAGAGGACGATGTGCGCGTAGCTCCTGGGGATGTGCCCATGGACGAAAACGGCTACATCCTCGGGGAATCGGTGCCCGTGCGCTACCGCCAGGAATTCACCACCACCAGTCCCGACCAGGTGGACTACATCGCCGTTTCCCCGGTGCAGATTATCTCGGTGGCAACCTCCCTGATTCCGTTCCTGGAGCATGACGACGCAAACCGGGCCCTGATGGGATCGAACATGCAACGGCAGGCCGTGCCCCTGTTGCGGCCCGAGCGCCCCTTGGTGGGTACTGGCTTGGAAGCCCAGGCCGCCCGTGACTCAGGGATGGTGATCGTTTCCCGCACCGCCGGGGAAGTGGTCTACGTGTCCGCCAAGGAAATCCGCGTCAAGGATCCAGACGGCAACATCCTGGAATACGAGCTGCAAAAATACCAGCGATCGAACCAGGACACCTGCCTTAACCAACGCCCCCTCGTCTACAGCGGCGAGCGCGTGGTGGCTGGGCAAGTGCTGGCTGATGGATCCTCCACCGAAGGCGGCGAACTGGCCCTGGGCCAAAACGTCACCGTCGTCTACATGCCCTGGGAAGGCTACAACTACGAAGACGCAATCCTAATCAGTGAGCGCCTGGTGGCCGAGGATGTCTATACCTCGATCCACGTCGAAAAATTCGAGATTGAAGCCCGCCAAACCAAGCTCGGCCCCGAAGAAATCACCCGCGAAATTCCCAACGTGGGCGAAGATGCCCTGCGCCAACTGGATGAGCACGGGATCATCCGGATCGGCGCTTGGGTCGAATCGGGCGACATCCTGGTCGGGAAAGTCACGCCCAAGGGTGAATCGGATCAACCGCCGGAAGAGAAGCTGCTGCGGGCGATCTTCGGTGAAAAGGCCCGGGACGTGCGCGACAACTCCCTGCGCGTGCCCAACGGCGAAAAGGGTCGTGTCGTCGATGTGCGCGTGTTTACCCGGGAACAGGGCGATGAGCTGCCCCCCGGCGCGAACATGGTCGTGCGCGTCTACGTGGCCCAAAAGCGCAAAATCCAAGTGGGCGACAAGATGGCCGGTCGCCACGGCAACAAGGGGATTATCTCCAAGATCCTGCCCGTGGAAGATATGCCCTTCTTGCCCGACGGTAGCCCGGTGGATGTGGTGCTGAACCCGCTGGGGGTGCCCTCCCGGATGAACGTGGGTCAGGTGTTCGAGTGCTTGCTGGGTTGGGCCGGTGAGCAGTTGGGGATGCGCTTCAAGGTCACGCCCTTTGACGAAATGTACGGGGCAGAAGCCTCCCGTCTGGCGGTGCATGGCAAGTTGCAGGAAGCCCGTGACGAAACCGGCAAGGACTGGCTGTTTGAGCCGACGAATCCCGGCAAAATCACGGTCTATGACGGCCGAACAGGGGAACCGTTCGATCGCCCCGTCACCGTCGGCAAGGGCTACATGCTGAAGCTCGTCCACTTGGTCGATGACAAGATCCACGCCCGCAGCACCGGCCCCTACTCGCTGGTGACCCAACAGCCCCTCGGCGGTAAGGCCCAACAGGGCGGTCAGCGGTTCGGGGAAATGGAAGTGTGGGCCTTGGAAGCCTTCGGGGCCGCCTACATCCTGCAAGAGCTGCTGACGGTCAAGTCCGACGACATGCAGGGCCGCAACGAAGCCCTCAACGCCATAGTGAAGGGCAAGGCGATCCCGCGACCGGGTACACCGGAATCCTTCAAGGTGCTGATGCGCGAATTGCAATCTCTCTGCTTGGATATTGCCGTCCACAAGAGCGAAATCCAAGACGACGGCACCAGCCGCGATGTGGAGGTAGACCTGATGATCGATATCCCCGGCGTTCGTCGTGCGCCCACCCGTCCCACTTACGAAGTGTTTGCCCGTGAAGGGTTTGACGACGAGTAA